The following nucleotide sequence is from Aquarana catesbeiana isolate 2022-GZ linkage group LG08, ASM4218655v1, whole genome shotgun sequence.
TTTTTTACAAATGGTCTGTAACTATCCATCTGGGTTTTAGCAACCCAGACTGACTGACTGTCTGCATGTTTCCTGTTCCAAGGCCTCATGCAaacagggcgttagaaaaaacgagCTGAAAAGCCACTACCAACACCAGGAAAAAGCATctgtaaaaatgtgcttttagtagcttttcgCATTGGCGTTAATGCCCTTTTAGCCACACTAGCTTTTAGCAGCAtctctctgcctctattcaaaatcaatggttccctatgagagcccattgatttgaatagaagtcgcaccagaagtcagattATAATGATCCAACTTGCAGTGCcgcttgtgcgctgaggatcttgagAGGAACCctcgcccagggcatgatggggtggtgacatcacaatggaatggggcctccggatgacatcacaGGGTGGGCCGCCCCATCGCTGTATAAATAATGGCACATGGCAGCCCTAGCATTACACTGGGAGAGAGCGTCGAGAGAACATCTGAGGAagaacagggggagaagacagcagagagaggagaaccccTGGTCTTACTTTGCTCTTCCCCTTCCTCTCACAAGCTTCCGGCTCAGCAGCGATGGTCTCCCTGCTGGACTGGAGGTGCTTCTTTTACCACCCAGGTGTGAGGAAATAGATTTTCATAACGGGGCTGCAGGGAGAGAAGCATTGGTGTCTGCTCTTCATCTGGGAGGGAGGGGGACGGGCTGGGAGAGCAGCAGCAGAAGTTTTACAACATAGAACAGAGGCAGCGGCTGAAGTGTACTGTGTAAAGAGCCCAGGGCTGTGCTGGCCGTCGCCATGAGAAATGCCTGACCTGTTTTCAGCTAGGTAGAGTCCATGTGAGCAAGGCTGGCGTCAACATAGGCACATCTTGAAGGGCCCCTGGTTTTAGCACCCCTACATTCTGGTGCCCTCAGGCGGACGCCTAACATGCCTTATGCTTGCGCCAGCTCCAGTCCTACCCTGCACTGGTGGCAGAAACAAACAAGACAGCATTAATTAAGCAGTAAAAAACATAACTATCTCCACAGGAAGCAGGCACCTAGACTGACTGCAACTGTATGTCTGCAGAAGTgaaataacattatatatatatatatataattttatcatCATTTGGTGGCAGTCTGTACAATGAAAAGTGAATTCTAATTGATCACTGCGGGATACTGTACTCTATACTATTCTTCGGCCTTATCAAATATAGTCCAATTTTGCCTTTAAGCTAATCAATaaaatttgtaaaacattttttttataatatattaaaGAAAGTCTAGCACTACTGTTACATGTTCTTACTGACTGTTATTGCACTTAGTCAGACTGGCTAGACTAGACTCTGACTTAATCAGGTCTATTCTGACAACTGTAGCAGTCTAAAAGGAGACTTCAAAGAAGATACAGCTTGCATACAACTGTGCATGTAGTATATGTGAAATTTTCATATGTAGAACCTcaacttattttaaaaaaaaataataatgataatattaataataacaataatatgtaAATCACTACtaactttttaaattaaaattcaTCAAAGACCATTACAGTTTCCATTTGTAGCCTCAGAGACTTCTCATGGGCAATTGGCAGAGACCTAACAAAATGTCAGGGGATGTATCAACTAAAATGGCCATTCCTGCCAAGACTGGTAGCAGTATGATCAAGAAAGCCAGCATACCCTCCGTGACCAGCCTACAGAGCAAGAGCATCCAAGGGGCATAGTTATGATTTAAAACACAATTGCAAAGTTTTGAAAATGTCTGATGGCTATTAGTGACTGATAAGCTcttattttaaagtggtattaaacccaaaaccaaagatgtaatatattgcagcttactaatcattagatttggtggctgcattcgttttcttttttagtcttttccATCTATTTTACCTGGATTTTGTGTCCGGTAACGCACTTCCTCTTTTAGAGTGCCCCcacactggatgaaggagcacaggtgctcctttggacagcagcgttgtcagtcttggaggaggggagtgttagatgtactagatgatttagatacgctaacaaattcaagccaaactctagctcacactttataatcagttacagcaacagttttttccttttgggataaaggatttacataaaTAGAAGCTGATCCTTGTAAGCACCCTGTCAGTGGTAAAATGGTTGGTCTCGTCCCTATAAttactacatctgcaggacagcttgctcttttgaaaaacagactaatgccccatacacacgttccgattatcgtacgacagatcgttcgcattttgttgcataaaaCTAAGATCGAATAcaactggccagattaccagatgaaaaaaagggaaagaaagcctaaaaaaaaaacgaatagagtcatcacatctaagaattgataagctgtaaCATGATAAATGATttcttttgtgtttaataccactttaaatgcaaGTGCACTTTTTATGCAGCCATATATTTTGCACAATATCCCACACATTATCAATTATTGTATTTCACAATAATAACTACACTTAAGCCACGTTCTTCATTCAAACTTTTTATTACTATCAATATAGATAAATCAATTTCTAAATATTCTTAAATTTTACAAATACTAAAAAATAATTTAACATTTCATAAAATAAATGGCAAGTCAAACCAAAAAACTATATTTTGGTTCTATACAGCATCAAGTGGACAGACAGCTGATATTGCCTATTATCACACAGGAACTCCTGTGGCGATGTCTCCACACAATAGTTCCAACTGCCCACTTTGATGTATTTCCACCTTGCATGTTACATTCTCTGCAATGTAAAACAAACTATACAATCCAACAGGGAAAATGGAGCCACCTTGCAAACACCATGGCAGGTGTGCAGGTCTGAGGACTCAAAACACACAGATCTTGTAATCAGAGTCTAAAAGACATAGGAAAGTGTTGAGTGGTTTAACTCCCAACCATATTCCAGACACTGAAATATCAGTTCTGACCTTTAAACTGAAGGCAGTTTTGCCTGGAGAGAACTTAAAACTGTTCTTCCAAATGGCAAATGCATAAGTAAATCTCCCCCTACACATTTCCTTGTCAGGGTTCTTCAAAGTCTTCCTCTGTTCTGTTGTAGCAAAGTAATTTCTCGTCCAGCCCATAACTTTCTATCAGCTGCGTGAGACTAATCTTTTTATTCTCAGTAGTTAAAGCACTTTGGAGTTCATAGAGCAAAAGCTGACTCCCTTTTCTCCATTTCTCTAATAATGACTGCAGTTCGGTCAGATTGTTCTATaatggggaaaagaaaaaaacacacactggtCATGTACATTAATCAAAAACTGCTTTCATTGTAATCAGTCTTCTTTTCTCAACCACATTATATAGTTTGCAATCAGATAAAACGTTGAGTATTGAAACACCTGCGCCTCCTGTGTGTGCTTACAGGTAAAATTTaggtttgaaaaaacaaaaaaaacaaaaaaaaaaacaaaacaaaaaaaaaaacacaccacagacTAGATCATAATATTAGAAATACAAAATAACAGAAGCAACAATGTATGTCCTTTAACTACTCCGTGAACATGGTAgcttgtgcctcctcctccctcctctttgccAGTTGGTGcttagttgttgtttttttttaagaagagaAGACTGTGCAGGACTTTAAACAGTGCAGTGtggcttgtgcatgtgcagtgtaaagccgcaaggctgtttcccttagttaagatgttGGCGCTAGGGACCTGAAACCCAGTGAAGAACAGGTTTGGATGAGGACAGCGCTGAacccctggacaggcaagtgtccttatactaaaagtcagcagctacagctgctgattttttatttttttggaggagACTGAAGCTCCCTTTTAACCAAAGTGATttcagctgttttttattttgtcctGTAATCAGCTACTAAGCAGGGCACTTgggttatggaaaaaaaaaaaaaaaaaaagagaaggtgtCCACTGCCCCCTACCTATAACTAGCCATTGCAGCAAGCGGCATTGGAAGAAAACACATGATATAAACAAGACCAAGGAAAAAATCCAAGCTTACTCACCGACCAGCCCGCTGACAACCAAATCAATctatctaacagtatgcattaaaacagGGGATTAGTAGTCTGcatacatttacaaatacatgcgtaagccacagaaccccgtcaaggcaccctggtatctgtggtcctatcactggcttatgagtgactccacaatggaagcataTGCATtttgatggatagatggagggcaggtggactgaaaggagcccaccccttcttaaaggtacaggggcacactgagcaCCCCGGCATGTAGCTTAATGGCTGggaaggtgtcagtgcgttgcctgatcaATATAACAGTCATATGGACTGGTAGGTGAGTAAGCTTGGATTTTTCCGTGGAAttatccttggtcttgtttatatcgtatgttgccttccaatgctgcttgctgcaatggccagtcataggtgggggcagtggacaCCTTTTTTGTATTaatgttatattggtcaggcaatgcactgacacccttgcagccattgtgcgatttgctgggtgttcagtgtgcccctgtacctttaagaaaggGTGGGCTCCCTTCATTTTAactgccctccatctatccatcagaatgcatatgCTTCCATTGGGGAGTCACTCATAAGCCAGtgataggaccacagataccagggtgccttgacggggttctgtggcttacgcatgtatttgcaaatgtgtgcagactaaacccgtgttttaacgcatactgttagataggttTATTCAGCTGGGCTGGTCGGTGAGTAATCTTGGATTTTCCCTTGGTCTTGTTTATATCACTTGGGTTATGGCCAATTCACACATTTTAGGCACCATTTACATGCATTGCTATTCATTCCTAGTGTGCTTTGCTGAAAACCACATAAAATGACACAAGCACTTTGTGCGCTATTCGTGACACAAATGCAGAGCTGTGATATCGCTCTAATGTGGGATTAAGTGGGTGGAACAGTTGGATAAGAAGGATCATAGGATGGtctttattgatgcttaaaggagaagtacagcccaaTCTCAttcggctgtacttctcctgtggatcacagaagtgaagCTCGTtctgtcacagagccggtccagacttGGACAAGATTGCGATAAtgatgtcgggatccacccacatgcctggaccagcacctggttcagcctctcagcgtgCCACTGCCACTCctgctcctccacagcccagcgctccagtgagcgcgggggggggcagagcagagtcagcagccgctcagctgttattgcAAGCAGCAAAAGGGGATCCCCCCCTACTACCGCAATTCGCCACTCCGCccgggtctcccgtcccaccggaagGCCCCAGGCCCAAACAAccagtttagaaaaaaataaaaagtattcaaaaacgctgatctatGTTTTGACCtcagatcccttcataaagaggacctgtcactgcttattactgtcacaagggatgtttacattcctcatgacagcaataaaagtgataaaaaaaaaaaaacaaaacaaaattaaaaggacactgtaaaaataaaaaaaaattaaatctacagaatatcagCACATGATAACAGTTACCGGCCTGAAAGACAGCCCAAAAATCGGTATCGACCCTTAGCTCCCTttcctcaccaaaaaaaaaaaaaaggagaactttataaattatttttagttTAAACGAGAGGTCATCAGCTCCTAGCAGATTCACTATGCTTGGGCACCAGAGGGAGGAGCTGAAGATGCGGCATAACTCACACAATTTAATTCCTATGTGGCATTGGTGCGATCAGGGATGGATGGGCTGCTCCTGGGTCCAGAAGTGGCTAAACACCATCTCTGGAAACAGCAGCATTCTGTGCTATTGGAGTATACAATCTGGGTGATTAGCTACAACTATAAGTCAGAAAGAGCCCACCTTGttccctggctggaggatgtccaataTCATCTAGCTCTTCCCTCCCTGGTCTTTCATTGGATTTCAGTCATGGGGGCTCATCATTACATGTAGGCATTACCTAGGGTGGTTtgctgttttcaggaagctatgtatagCCCCTCTcaccagctatgatctgcctgtattgcacagagacccagtgatgacataacTGGGTCTAAAAAAAGGTATCTAATGAAGAcagaaaggttttacataaaaatgtcatttgaatgtTGATGAGAGGggaaaagaggaaccagagggcaAATAAAAGGAAGGTTGCACATTACCTTAGATCGATACAATTTAACCATTTTTAATCTCCTTAGAATTTCTTCCTTCTCTTCAACTCTCTTTAGTAACTTCCTTTTCTCCTGAAGCAAATCCTGATGGCTGGTATATCTAGGGGTGGTTGGTGTGGAGACTTCCACTGAAGGCAGACATTCTGAAAGACTAGTGTCTACAGATGAGACAACAGTATGTGTGTGTGCTATGGCGCTTCCCTGAGCATCCTGGGTAGGGGCGGGATTGCTGGCACACAGTGAAGGAGTATCGCTCTCTTCACAATCAATTTTCAGCCGTTTGGCAACTGTACATGGCGAAGTGAAAGATCTTCGCATTTTCCTGAGCCTCTCTCGAAGGGTGGCACTCATGGGCTATAgaacaaacacaaaacaataagTGACTGCCGCTCTGCATAACACTTGTTCACAGTTCTTTGGAAAGGTATAGACAAATATTGTCCAGAAATCAAACATATTTGTGTACTGCATATACGATAAACTTTTTATAAAGTAAAGCCCCCTAACCACATTTACAGACACATCCTCATTTACACCAAGGCCCACCTGGGTGTTCACAGCCTTACTTTCAAAAAGCAGTCAAGgcctgaatagaaaagcctgtcccctgccaacataCCACAGAGAAGGACCCTTGGTATTGAAGGGGTATCTGTGTGAAAGCCAGGGTTTTTCTGCAAAGGTCCAACAAAGCAATAGGAAAAGCTTACACTCCCTGCTGATGGAGAACTTTAGCTCTGGGGGTTGGAtttctgcagagaaaccactgtTTGTACACAAAGTGTAAGGGCCCTTCTCTACAACATTAGCGTATTTAAATGAAAAGTTAGGTTGGAATTTAACATAGGAATCAAAGAATGTGCAGAGTAGATAGTCCATATTGCATAAAGCACCATGGACAAAATCCACTGCTGGTTTGCATACTTTTTGCACTCCTAGGAACACCATACAGTACCATGATAGATGAGAATAACGATCCATCCATAAATGTGGTTATGGTGTGGTCCGTGGACATGCCATGTGGAAAATCCAACATTCTAATTCATTGTAAGCCCCATGAGCTGAGCcctcctgtattgtaattgtacagactccctttatattgtaaattgTTGCGCAAACCGTCCAAAGAGCCCTCCATGGCCTTCTTACTTCATCATCATACATATGCTGGATTTAATCTGCATGGCTTTCAAAATAAAACCTACTGAAGCCAAAATTCTGCATGTGTActttaacatacagtatctcacaaaagtgagtccacccctcacatttttgaaaaatattttattatatcttttcatgtgacaacactgaagaaatgacactttgctacaatgtaaaagtagtgagtgtacagcttgaataacagtgtaaatttgctgtcccctcaaaataactcaacacacagacattaatgtctaaaccgctggcaacaaaaagtgagtacacccctaagtgaaaatgaccaaattgggcccaaagtgtcaatattttgtgtggtcaccattattttccaacactgccttaaccctcgtgggcatggagttcaccagagcttcacaggttgccactggagtcctcttccactcctccatgacaacatcacagagctggtggatgttagagaccttgcgctcctccaccttccgtttgaggatgccccacagatgctcaacagggtttaggtctggagacatgcttggccagtccatcacctttaccctcagcttctttaccaagtcagcggtcgtcttggaggtgtgtttggggtcattatgttggaatactgccctgcagcccagtctcggaaggtaagggatcatgctctgtttcagtatgtcacagtacatgttggcattaatggttccctcaatgaactgtagctccccagtgccggcagaactcatgtagccccaaaccatgacactcccaccaccatgcttgactgcaggcaagacacacttgtctttgcactcctcacctggttgccgccacacatgcttgacaccatctgaaccaaataagtttatcttggtctcatcagaccacaggacatggttccagtaatccatgtccttagtttgcttgtcttcagcaaactctttgtgGGCTTTGTGCattgtctttagaagaggcttccttctggaacagcagccatgcagaccaatttgatgcagtgtgcgatgtatggtctgagcactgacaggctgaacccccaccccttcaaactctgcagcaatgctggcagcactcatacgtctatttcccaaagacaacctctggatatgacgctaagcatgtgcacgcaacttttttggtcgaccatggcgagtcctgttctaagtggaacctgtcctgttaaactgctgtatggtcttggccaccaggctgcagctcagttagagggtcttggcagtcttcttaaagcctatgccatctttatgacgaccaacaattcttttttccagatcctcagagagttctttgcttgaggtgccatgttgaacttcaagtgattagcatgagagagtaagagtgataacaccaaatctaacacacctgagaccttgtaacactaatgagtcgcgtgacacggggagggaaaatggctaattggtcccaatttggacattttcacttaggggtgtactcacttttgttgccagcagtttagacattaactacttccggaccgcaGCACGCCGAGGTACATCCCtgttttgaaggaggatatcgttgttatggcagcagttagctacaatataaaagtggtctctgcggcggattcgccgcaagatcactttttttggcggcgggagggggccccccctcccgccgcgatccggtgccctccgccgattaccggagccgtcgtcagtggcggaggcgatcgggtctgtTTCCTAGAtatgcatggagacgagtgaggggaagatggcccccacccatctccatgacactgcagggcggaagcgacgtcaaaacgtcacttccgcccatagctctgaaagggtcattttatttttttaatgacaatttttttttttttttaaattgcattctagtgtaaatatgagatctgaggtc
It contains:
- the SFR1 gene encoding swi5-dependent recombination DNA repair protein 1 homolog isoform X2: MDLPSSESLSLDNSPKYIGSPDPQNNIPAKQPMSATLRERLRKMRRSFTSPCTVAKRLKIDCEESDTPSLCASNPAPTQDAQGSAIAHTHTVVSSVDTSLSECLPSVEVSTPTTPRYTSHQDLLQEKRKLLKRVEEKEEILRRLKMVKLYRSKNNLTELQSLLEKWRKGSQLLLYELQSALTTENKKISLTQLIESYGLDEKLLCYNRTEEDFEEP
- the SFR1 gene encoding swi5-dependent recombination DNA repair protein 1 homolog isoform X1; its protein translation is MKVGHVTSSTQSGSVSRRAHGGRSWELCGVLLIITRSKKAWIQAAMDLPSSESLSLDNSPKYIGSPDPQNNIPAKQPMSATLRERLRKMRRSFTSPCTVAKRLKIDCEESDTPSLCASNPAPTQDAQGSAIAHTHTVVSSVDTSLSECLPSVEVSTPTTPRYTSHQDLLQEKRKLLKRVEEKEEILRRLKMVKLYRSKNNLTELQSLLEKWRKGSQLLLYELQSALTTENKKISLTQLIESYGLDEKLLCYNRTEEDFEEP